One window from the genome of Aeromonas sp. FDAARGOS 1405 encodes:
- a CDS encoding TraB/GumN family protein: protein MRFHRTLFAFLLCLLLPLHAFADPAFYRVSKGNQQHWLLGSIHAGKPSLYPLPEPVERAWLQSRALVMEVDMNSITPDQWQQTGSLTRLVDGKPLKDHLPAELYQRTLMAGARYGIDEATLATLRPWFAAITLTQAAMARSDFKSELGIDQHFATRAAKEGKPVVGFETLLEQLGYLASVGDNQTLMLASTLDELPMLETGFAAVMKAWQQGDEATLINLLKEEMAPPALQSWMEQTLLAERNHNWLKKWSTLPNESFIVVGALHLYGEQGLLALLEQQGWHITPLTTPSPAQAQEQRVQ from the coding sequence ATGAGATTTCATCGCACCCTCTTTGCCTTCCTGCTCTGCCTGCTGCTACCGCTGCACGCCTTTGCCGATCCCGCCTTCTATCGGGTGAGCAAGGGCAACCAGCAACACTGGCTGCTGGGCTCCATCCATGCGGGCAAGCCTTCACTCTATCCTCTGCCCGAGCCGGTGGAGCGTGCCTGGCTGCAGAGTCGCGCTCTGGTGATGGAGGTGGACATGAACAGCATCACGCCGGATCAGTGGCAACAGACCGGCTCCCTCACCCGACTGGTGGATGGCAAGCCGCTCAAGGATCATCTGCCTGCCGAACTCTATCAACGCACCCTGATGGCGGGCGCCCGCTATGGCATCGACGAGGCTACCCTCGCCACCCTGCGCCCCTGGTTTGCCGCCATTACCCTGACCCAGGCCGCCATGGCCCGCTCCGACTTCAAGAGTGAGCTCGGGATAGACCAGCACTTTGCCACCCGGGCTGCCAAAGAGGGCAAACCGGTAGTGGGTTTTGAAACCCTGCTGGAGCAGCTCGGTTATCTGGCCAGCGTGGGTGACAACCAGACCCTGATGCTTGCCAGTACCCTGGATGAGCTGCCAATGCTGGAGACAGGTTTCGCCGCCGTGATGAAGGCGTGGCAGCAAGGGGATGAGGCGACGCTGATCAATCTGCTCAAGGAGGAGATGGCTCCCCCCGCGCTACAGAGCTGGATGGAGCAGACCCTGCTGGCCGAGCGCAACCACAACTGGCTGAAGAAATGGTCCACCCTGCCCAACGAGAGCTTTATCGTGGTAGGCGCCCTGCACCTTTACGGCGAACAGGGTTTGCTGGCGCTGCTGGAGCAGCAGGGTTGGCACATTACTCCACTCACCACCCCTAGCCCGGCACAAGCTCAAGA